CAGGCGTATCCGCTCTAGTAAAGACTTGCTGCGCATCAGCGCTTCCCCAAAAGATCTTCGCGATAATCCGGCGCCGGATAATGAAACGGCACGGGGCCGTCTGGATCGCCGGTCATGAATTGTCGGATACGAGGGTTGTCCGAGCCCATCAGCTCTTGCGGAGTCCCCTGCCCCAGCACCTGGCCATCGCCCACCACATAAAGGTAATCGGCAATGCTGGCGGTCTCAGCCAGATCATGGGAAACGACAACGCTGGTGATCCCCAGCGCATCGTTGAGCAGCTTGATCAGCCGCACCAGGACGCCCATCGCAATCGGGTCCTGGCCCACGAAAGGCTCGTCGTACATGAGGATCTGCGGATCCAGCGCGATTGCCCGCGCGAGCGCTACACGCCGCTTCATGCCACCGGAAAGCTCGTCCGGCATCAATTCGATTGCACCGCGCAGCCCCACTGCCTGCAATTTAAGCAAAACAATGTCACGAATCATTTCTTCCGGCAGTTCGGTATGAACACGCAAGGGAAATGCCACGTTTTCGAACACGTCGAGGTCGGTGAACAAGGCGCCGCTTTGAAACAGCACGCCCATGTGCTTGCGTGCATCAAACAGATCGCTGCGTGACAGCTTGGGCAGGTTCTGGCCGTTGACCCAGATTTCGCCGGCAGACGGGCGCAGTTGTGCGCCCATCAGGCGCAGCAGGGTTGTCTTGCCACTGCCCGAAGGCCCCATGATGCCGGTGACTTTGCCACGGGGAATACTAATATCGACATTTTCGAAGATGCTGCGCGTACCGCGCTTGAAGGAAACGCCCTTCAGCTCGATCGCGTAGGCGTTATCGGCACTCATCAAAGCTCCTTGCGCTACAGACTCACTCTCAGCTGCCTGATCCCTTGGCGGGAGGCATGCTGTCTAGGTGGGCCGAACAGGCCGCGAACTATACCACTGCACTATCACGCTGCCCAAGCGAGAACCGGAGGAATCAATATCACTACAAATAATTTGCGCCGTTTCCTACAAAGTTGTAGGCAGTTGCGGATGTGTTCACGGGTTTGACAACAAAGTGTGACGATCAAGCGTGAGGGAATCACGCATTACCGTTATAATCGCTGCCTTTTAGAAGGCCGAACGATTTTCCCCATGAGCCAGTCCAGCGACCTGATCCAGTCAGCACAACGCACCATTCGCCTCGAACTAGAAGCCGTAGAAGGCTTGCTCAGTCATATTGATGCAGATTTCGTTCGCGCTTGCGAGATGATTCTTGCCAGTAAAGGGCGGGTTGTCGTGGTCGGCATGGGCAAGTCCGGGCACATCGGCAAGAAAATCGCCGCCACCCTGGCCAGTACCGGCACCACCTCGTTCTTTGTGCATCCGGCTGAAGCCAGCCATGGCGACATGGGCATGATCACCGCCGATGACATCATCCTGGCGCTGTCCAATTCCGGCACCACCGCCGAAATCGTTACCTTGCTGCCGCTGATCAAGCGTCTTGGCATCAAGATGATCAGCCTGACGGGCAATCCGGCATCGACGCTGGCCAAGGCCGCCGACATCAACCTGAACGCCCGCGTTGAACACGAAGCCTGCCCGCTGAACCTGGCCCCGACCTCATCGACGACGGCGGCATTGGTGATGGGTGACGCGCTGGCCGTCGCCTTGCTGGAAGCACGCGGCTTCACTGCCGAGGATTTTGCCTTCTCCCATCCGGGCGGCGCGCTGGGCCGACGGCTGCTGCTCAAGGTCGAGCATGTCATGCACACCGGCGACGAATTGCCCAAGGTACAGCGTGGCGCACTGCTGCGTGACTCATTGATGGAAATGACCCGCAAGGGCCTGGGCATGACCGCGATTCTGGAAGCCGATGGACGACTGGCGGGGATATTCACCGATGGCGATTTGCGCCGCACGCTGGATCGCCCTATCGACATCCGCCTGACGACCATTGATGAAGTCATGACGCTCCATGGCAAGACTGCGCGCCCCGAGATGCTGGCGGCCGAAGCCTTGAAAATCATGGAAGACCACAAGATTGGTGCGTTGATCGTCGTCGACGAAAATGACCACCCCGTCGGCGCGTTCAACTTGCAGGATCTTCTGCGCGCGGGCGTCATGTAATGGGAGACGTGACCATGACCACTGATTTGCTGCAACGCGGCAAGAACATCAAGCTGGCGATTTTCGACGTCGATGGCGTGCTGACTGACGGCCGCCTTTACTTCCTGGAAGACGGCAGCGAATTCAAGACTTTCAATACGCTGGACGGCCAGGGCATCAAGATGCTCATCGCCTCCGGCGTCACCACTGCTATCATCAGCGGCCGCAAGACCCCGATTGTAGAGCGTCGAGCCAGCAATCTGGGCATCGCGCACCTGTATCAGGGTCGTGAAGACAAGCTGGTTGTGCTGGATGAATTGCTCGGCCAGCTCAATCTGAGTTACGAACAGGTCGCTTATCTGGGGGATGATCTGCCAGACTTGCCGGTCATCCGTCGTGTCGGACTGGGCATGGCAGTTGCCAATGCCAACGGTTTCGTACAGCAACATGCCCATGGCGTTACCAAGGCACGTGGCGGCGAAGGCGCGGCTCGCGAGTTCTGCGAACTGATTCTCAGCGCCCAGGGCAACCTTGAAGCAGCCCACGCCGCCTACTTATAGAAGCCATTTATGTTCAGTAAAAAAATTCGTTCGTTTCTGATCTTCGGTGTGCTGGCAGTACTGCTCGCCGCTGCCGGTTATTGGAATATCAGCCCTGAAAGCTTCATGGATCAGCCCGTGACGGCGGTGGACGAAAGCGCCATCGATTTCTACGCGATCAACGCCCACAGCGTTCAGTACCTGCCGGATGGCAAGCTGCAGTACGAGATGACGGCAGACAAGGTCGAGCACCTGAAGGCCACCGATGTCACGTTGCTGACCACGCCGGACCTGCAAATGTATCGCGGCACGCTTTATCCGTGGCACATCCAGAGCAAGCAAGGTGAAGTATCCCCTGGCGGCACTCAGGTCGAATTGATCGATTCGGTTCGCGTAGCACGAACCGACGATAAAAACCGTACGACCATTATCACCAGTAGTCGAATGACCGTATTCCCACAGAAGCAATATGCGCAGACCGAGCAAGCCGTTAGAATCGACGGCGCGGGCGGTGTGACCACGGCCAAGGGAATGAAAGCGTATTTGAACGACGGCAGGATGGACCTGCTGTCCAACGTAAGAGGACAGTATGAGGCTCGTTAAAACCCTTCCTTTATTGCTCGGCCTGGGCGCAGCACTGGGAAGCGCGAGCGCCTGGTCCCTGCAGACTGACCGCGATCAACCGATCCACATTCAGTCTGACGATGCGCAGCTTGATGACAAAAAAGGCGTGGCCACCTACAAGGGCAACGTCATCATCACGCAGGGCTCGATGAAGATCACCGGCAACACCGTGACCATTACCCGTAACGCTCAGGGCGAAGTCGACGTGTTCACCTCCGTTGGCAACCTGGCTTATTACGAGCAGAAGCCCTCGGTGGACAAGCCAATCGTTCAGGCCTACGCGATCACCATTCAATACTACGCGGCGCAGGATCGCATCGTATTGATCGACAAGGCCAAGGTCATCAATGACGGCAACACGTCCGAAGGCGAGAAAATCGTCTACGACACCGTGAAGCAGATCGTCAGCGCCGGCCGTGCCAATGGCAACAAGGTCACCGCACCTCGTCCGCGTATCGACATGGTTATCCAGCCGAAAAAGAAAACCGACCAGCAGAAGGCCCAGTAAATGGCGACGCTGAAAGCCCAGCATTTGGCTAAAAGCTACAAGGGCCGTCAGGTCGTACGCGATGTGAGCCTGTCGATCGACAGTGGGCAAATAGTTGGCCTGCTCGGGCCTAACGGTGCCGGCAAGACAACCTGCTTCTACATGATCGTTGGCCTGGTTCAGGCCGATCAGGGCCGCGTCCTGATCGACGACCTGGACGTCAGCCACCAGCCGATGCACGGCCGCGCGCGCGCAGGTATCGGTTATCTTCCCCAGGAAGCATCGATCTTTCGCAAGCTTTCGGTAGCCGACAACATCATGGCGATCCTTGAAACCCGCAAGGAGCTGGACGGCACCGCGCGCCGCAAAGAACTGGAAAGCCTGTTGCAGGAATTCCACATCAGCCATATCCGCGACAACCTGGGCATGAGCCTGTCCGGTGGTGAACGTCGCCGGGTGGAAATCGCCCGCGCGCTGGCCACTTCGCCGAAATTCATCCTGCTCGACGAACCCTTCGCCGGCGTGGACCCGATTTCGGTAGGGGATATCAAGCAGATCATTCATCACCTGAAAGCCAAGGGTATCGGCGTTCTGATCACCGATCACAACGTCCGCGAAACCCTGGATATCTGCGAAACCGCTTACATCGTCAACGATGGGCAACTGATCGCCGAAGGCGATTCGGAAACCATTCTGGCTAACCAGCTGGTGAAAGAGGTTTACCTCGGTCACGAGTTCCGCCTGTAATTGCTGCGGTGTCCCGCTTCCCCAAGCGAGCAATGCCCGAGTGCTTTCAATGATGATGCATTAATTGCCATCACACTCTAGGCAAACACTTCGGTTTCAGGCATATAATTTGCTTATGTAGGCGCCCCGGCGCCCTGATAGTGGATGGCGCACGTGCGCCGGCGAATAAGGTGTTAGCCCCAGCCATGAAACCATCGCTAGTCTTGAGAATGGGCCAGCAGCTGACGATGACACCGCAGCTGCAACAGGCCATCCGCTTACTCCAGCTGTCGACTCTGGATCTCCAACAGGAGATTCAAGAGGCGCTGGAATCCAACCCCATGCTGGAACGCCAGGAAGAAGGCGACGATTTCGACAACGCCGATCCACTGGCTGACAGTATCGAGCAAAAGCCAAATCCTGATGTTCAGGAGCCGACATATCAGGAACCCGCCCCGACGGTCGACAACCTGGAAGAAGGCGAATGGAACGAGCGCATTCCCAACGAACTGCCGGTCGACACGGCCTGGGAGGACGTTTATCAGACCAGCGCCAGCAGCCTGCCCAGCAATGACGACGACGAATGGGACTTCACCACCCGCACATCCGTCGGTGAAAGCCTGCAGAGCCACCTGCTCTGGCAGTTGAACCTGGCGCCGATGTCCGACACTGATCGCCTGATTGCCGTGACGCTGATCGACTGCATCAACAATCAGGGTTATCTGGACGAAACACTCGAAGAAATTCTCGACGCCTTCGATCCCGAACTCGATATCGAGCTTGATGAGATCGAAGCCGTTCTGCACCGCATCCAGCAGTTTGAACCCGCCGGTATCGGCGCGCGCAATCTCAGCGAATGCCTGATGCTGCAACTGCGCCAACTGCCTGCCAAGACCCGCTGGCTCGCCGAAGCCCAGCGTCTGGTCAGCGACTTCATCGACCTGCTGGGCAGTCGCGACTATGGCCAGCTGATGCGTCGCATGAAACTCAAGGAAGACGAGCTGCGCCAGGTCATCGAACTGGTGCAGAGCCTCAACCCACGGCCGGGCTCGCAAATCGAATCCGCCGAAGCCGAATATGTCGTCCCCGACGTCATTGTGCGCAAGGATAACGAGCGCTGGCTGGTTGAACTTAATCAAGAGTCGGTCCCTCGCCTGCGCGTGAACCCGCAATACGCCGGGTTCGTACGCCGCGCCGATACCAGCGCCGACAACACCTTCATGCGCAATCAGTTGCAGGAGGCCCGCTGGTTCATCAAGAGCCTGCAGAGCCGCAACGAAACACTCATGAAGGTCGCCACGCAGATCGTCGAGC
This genomic window from Pseudomonas sp. G.S.17 contains:
- a CDS encoding ATP-binding cassette domain-containing protein yields the protein MSADNAYAIELKGVSFKRGTRSIFENVDISIPRGKVTGIMGPSGSGKTTLLRLMGAQLRPSAGEIWVNGQNLPKLSRSDLFDARKHMGVLFQSGALFTDLDVFENVAFPLRVHTELPEEMIRDIVLLKLQAVGLRGAIELMPDELSGGMKRRVALARAIALDPQILMYDEPFVGQDPIAMGVLVRLIKLLNDALGITSVVVSHDLAETASIADYLYVVGDGQVLGQGTPQELMGSDNPRIRQFMTGDPDGPVPFHYPAPDYREDLLGKR
- a CDS encoding KpsF/GutQ family sugar-phosphate isomerase, yielding MSQSSDLIQSAQRTIRLELEAVEGLLSHIDADFVRACEMILASKGRVVVVGMGKSGHIGKKIAATLASTGTTSFFVHPAEASHGDMGMITADDIILALSNSGTTAEIVTLLPLIKRLGIKMISLTGNPASTLAKAADINLNARVEHEACPLNLAPTSSTTAALVMGDALAVALLEARGFTAEDFAFSHPGGALGRRLLLKVEHVMHTGDELPKVQRGALLRDSLMEMTRKGLGMTAILEADGRLAGIFTDGDLRRTLDRPIDIRLTTIDEVMTLHGKTARPEMLAAEALKIMEDHKIGALIVVDENDHPVGAFNLQDLLRAGVM
- the kdsC gene encoding 3-deoxy-manno-octulosonate-8-phosphatase KdsC → MTTDLLQRGKNIKLAIFDVDGVLTDGRLYFLEDGSEFKTFNTLDGQGIKMLIASGVTTAIISGRKTPIVERRASNLGIAHLYQGREDKLVVLDELLGQLNLSYEQVAYLGDDLPDLPVIRRVGLGMAVANANGFVQQHAHGVTKARGGEGAAREFCELILSAQGNLEAAHAAYL
- the lptC gene encoding LPS export ABC transporter periplasmic protein LptC, which produces MFSKKIRSFLIFGVLAVLLAAAGYWNISPESFMDQPVTAVDESAIDFYAINAHSVQYLPDGKLQYEMTADKVEHLKATDVTLLTTPDLQMYRGTLYPWHIQSKQGEVSPGGTQVELIDSVRVARTDDKNRTTIITSSRMTVFPQKQYAQTEQAVRIDGAGGVTTAKGMKAYLNDGRMDLLSNVRGQYEAR
- the lptA gene encoding lipopolysaccharide transport periplasmic protein LptA, whose protein sequence is MRLVKTLPLLLGLGAALGSASAWSLQTDRDQPIHIQSDDAQLDDKKGVATYKGNVIITQGSMKITGNTVTITRNAQGEVDVFTSVGNLAYYEQKPSVDKPIVQAYAITIQYYAAQDRIVLIDKAKVINDGNTSEGEKIVYDTVKQIVSAGRANGNKVTAPRPRIDMVIQPKKKTDQQKAQ
- the lptB gene encoding LPS export ABC transporter ATP-binding protein, with translation MATLKAQHLAKSYKGRQVVRDVSLSIDSGQIVGLLGPNGAGKTTCFYMIVGLVQADQGRVLIDDLDVSHQPMHGRARAGIGYLPQEASIFRKLSVADNIMAILETRKELDGTARRKELESLLQEFHISHIRDNLGMSLSGGERRRVEIARALATSPKFILLDEPFAGVDPISVGDIKQIIHHLKAKGIGVLITDHNVRETLDICETAYIVNDGQLIAEGDSETILANQLVKEVYLGHEFRL
- a CDS encoding RNA polymerase factor sigma-54, with the protein product MKPSLVLRMGQQLTMTPQLQQAIRLLQLSTLDLQQEIQEALESNPMLERQEEGDDFDNADPLADSIEQKPNPDVQEPTYQEPAPTVDNLEEGEWNERIPNELPVDTAWEDVYQTSASSLPSNDDDEWDFTTRTSVGESLQSHLLWQLNLAPMSDTDRLIAVTLIDCINNQGYLDETLEEILDAFDPELDIELDEIEAVLHRIQQFEPAGIGARNLSECLMLQLRQLPAKTRWLAEAQRLVSDFIDLLGSRDYGQLMRRMKLKEDELRQVIELVQSLNPRPGSQIESAEAEYVVPDVIVRKDNERWLVELNQESVPRLRVNPQYAGFVRRADTSADNTFMRNQLQEARWFIKSLQSRNETLMKVATQIVEHQRGFLEYGDEAMKPLVLHDIAEAVGMHESTISRVTTQKFMHTPRGIYELKYFFSSHVSTSEGGECSSTAIRAIIKKLVAAENQKKPLSDSKIAGLLEAQGIQVARRTVAKYRESLGIAPSSERKRLI